A single window of Toxoplasma gondii ME49 chromosome Ib, whole genome shotgun sequence DNA harbors:
- a CDS encoding OTU family cysteine protease (encoded by transcript TGME49_207650): MLPFIAPHPQWCRRFAYDFKTPAKSLSMVPQPELSFYDAVVVERHRVAPDGNCQFRSVSYALLGTEDAHAEIRQEVAHYLRGNFNRLGWLINPDTLEEDEGRMARLDKKYRVRIPYKTYKGYTLAEDELKLNWVIRLGDARYRIWGDECTLAVMAEMYNIRIVVEQQEGDGRRATKMGSHAVQVIIPYDVVPEACIPTIFLIYDIQRQHYDVVEKVKPR, encoded by the coding sequence ATGTTGCCCTTTATCGCCCCTCATCCGCAATGGTGCCGTCGCTTCGCCTATGACTTTAAAACGCCAGCGAAGAGTCTGTCCATGGTGCCGCAACCCGAGCTGTCATTCTACGACGCGGTGGTTGTGGAGCGGCACCGGGTTGCTCCTGACGGAAATTGTCAATTCCGTTCCGTCAGCTACGCGTTGCTAGGCACAGAGGATGCCCATGCGGAAATCCGGCAAGAGGTGGCTCACTACCTGAGGGGCAACTTTAATCGGCTTGGCTGGCTGATAAACCCGGACACgctggaggaagacgaggggaGAATGGCTCGGCTCGACAAGAAATACAGAGTCAGAATTCCGTACAAGACGTACAAAGGCTATACCCtggcagaagacgagctcAAACTTAATTGGGTTATCAGGCTTGGAGACGCACGATACAGGATCTGGGGTGACGAGTGCACTCTCGCTGTGATGGCGGAGATGTACAACATCCGGATCGTTGTTGAGCaacaagaaggcgacgggCGTCGGGCAACCAAAATGggttcgcatgcagtccagGTTATCATACCATACGATGTGGTTCCTGAGGCATGCATCCCGACGATTTTCCTGATCTACGACATTCAGCGTCAACACTACGACGTGGTCGAAAAGGTCAAACCCAGGTGA